Genomic window (Melioribacteraceae bacterium):
GAAGAACATAAGGGAGCTTATTATAAAGCTTAGCAATCCAACAGATTTGAATGAACGAATAACAAATCTGTAGGCTCTTGCTCTATCAGTATTAAATAAATTTGAGAGATGAGGGTACACACCCAGGATAAAAGGATTTAATAAACCCTGAACTGCTAACCTAATTTTATCTGCGGCTGAGAAGTAACCAACAATAATGTTGTTTGTTAATAATCCCAATATAAAAATATTTGATGTGGTGTAAAGATTAACCGAGATGTTAGATAAAAACAATACTCCCCCTTCCCTAAACTGTTCCTTTAATTGAGATAATCCGGGAACCACTAATTTGATCTTATATCTAAAGACCATTAAGAAAAATAGCAGGCATCCTATTGCAAACCAACTGATGCTGTTTAAATATGCCAGTAGAACATAATCACTTGGCGATGTGACAATTGCGAAGATAGATGCCACCCAAATCAATTTAACAATAAAAGTAACGAGGGCTATACTTTTTGTGTTCTCGATTCCCTGGAAATAGTAAGTAGGCATTATTAGAGATCCGAAGGTAAAGATAAAACTTGCTATATACAGCTCTGATTCTTTAGAGAAACGTTGAAAGGAAAAAAGTAATATGGTGAATATTAAAATCGATATTACAAACAAAAGAATCTTTACAGCATAAACAGAGGAAATAATTTTTGAAAGTCGTTGTCTATCATTTCTATGAATAGAAATTTCTCTAACTGCTGATAAATTAAAACCATAATCGGTGATGAGCACAAAATAGCTTATAAATGCAGCGGCAAAACTGACCAGTCCAAATTTTTCTACTCCAAGAACCCTTACTAGATAAGGAAAGGTAATTAACGGGAATAAAAAGTTAAGAAACTGCAGGGTTCCTAAGGATAAAATATTAGATATTAGAAGTTTATTTCGCCGGAATAGTTTGAGCAATCATTGACCCATTTTTGATTTCAAAATACTATATTTTTTTTTAGAAAAGTAGTGTGCGCGGTGAATCAAGCAGTAAGAATTTAGAAGCTAGGGAAAATAGTTCGGTCAAGAAATTGTTTATGACTGCTAATTAGATTAGGAAATGATCCTTGGCTTTTATCTCTTGCCAAATAAACTTCTTGGGATTCCAGATTAGATTATTTTCTGAAAGAATAGGTTCTATAAAGGAATGAAGTTTCTCAACATCATTTGATAAAAAGGAGCCAAGGAAATCAATATCTTTTGTTGGACGTGAACGGCTAATATCATGGGCGATAAATAGTAAGGCACCTTTTAGAATCAGGTGGTTAGAATAAATTGATTTGGATAGACGAAAAAGAAAACGTTCTTGCATGTATTGACGTAAAACGCTTTGGTATTCTTTTGCGGTTTGAGTAGAAATATTTCTTAAGCGTTCTTTAACAGAAGCGGCTATATTTTTTATTTCTGTCCGTTCTTTCATGATAGAATCGCTTTGATCATCGGTTCCATTTTTTTCTTAACCCCGCAAATTTCAGAATATTTTAGAAGTTTAGTGATATTCATTTGTTTTCTTTTCTTGAGATATTCTTTGAGTGATTCAATAGCAACATCTTCTCCGAGTTTATTCATATAACGGAAAAGATCTCCGATAGTTTTTTCTTTATTATAAATTTTTATTATACCACTCTTTGTTTTAATAATTTCAATACCATCTTCATAGTAGCTGTCGGCAAAATAATAGACTCTTGTAGGAGGATAGCGAAGTACAAATTTATCGGTATTATTAGGAACTGCTACATATACTTCCGATGGATTGATCGTTGTTAGATCATAATATGATGCCGCGGAGAGAAGACATATAACGGCTTTCTTATTTGAATTACAAACATCAGCAAAGCTTCCATGTTCATCCCAAGGAAACTCAACTAGTTTATACAGCCCCGGTCTAACCTTTTCAATAGTTTTTTCCTTAACAGCTTTTGCAATATCGCGTGTTTGGATTCCGGCTTCCCGGAGTTCTTTCATCCGTGAATAACCGTTATTCTTCTCAAAGATTTCGATGATTTTTTTCATTAGTTCATATATTGAATCGTTTACAAGGTAAATATACAACATTTACCTTGTAATTGATTCTTTTTTCTTAGCAAGCATGAAAGATTTTGAAACTTATCTTACCCTCTTTTGAGGTTCATAGTAATATGAATATGGCTAAAGAAATGTATCTGATAACTTAAAAATTCATAAGTATCAAAGATTTTACAGTCTACAGGTTTCCCAATAGTGTAATTAATCTACTGCAGCCCCCATTCTTAATGAAATTTGAATGCTCATCTATTGTTCTGAATTGCATGCCACAAATTTTTGAACACTCAATTTTATAATCTGTTTCTGCAAAAAATATTTCTTTTATCTTCTCCAAATCCGGATCACTTAATGAATATCTATAATTATTTTCTTTCACTTTTGATAAGGTTTTCATCCAGATTGCAGCCCCTAAAGCTCCGCAGGCATTTCCGCTTAAACCAAATCCACCTGCGAACCCGGCAACCATCACTATTTCTTCTCTACTACCTCCCATTCTTCGTATAACTTCGGAAGCACAACTAATAGGGGTTTCACTTAAATCTGACAATTGTTTTTCGAGCCCAATTTTTGAAGATTGAATTGCCTCAGGCGTCCATTTTTCTGCTAACTTAAAACATTTGATTGGCTTTCCGCTTATCAAATATTTCATTAGACCATATTTACTATTAAAATCACAATCGGTGATAATAGAACAATTAGCACTACCCGCACTGTCAATAAATGATTCTAAGATAGATTGAGTTGCAGTTATAGCTTGCGCAATTGCGAGTTCATTATCCCCATATCTTCGATAAGATTCTGCGCCTATCGCTAAAGAGGAGCCCCAAAGCATTCCGCATTGATAACCTTCTTGTGATAATCCTCCAGCGAGCGGATCAGAAGCACGTTCTTCATTATCTTTTGGATAACCGAATTCACGATTTAAGAGATAGAAGAAGGTGTGAGAACAAGCACCCTTCTTAAGAAAAACTTTTTTGGTATCATTTTTAATTGTCTTCAATAGATAAGATCCAATAATTAGTTTCAAAATTATGTAGTAATATTTTGTACCATTTGATCAATGTATGTGAAATGAGATTACAAAATAGTTATTAGATCAGAACAGAAATAAAGAAAAGAAGTATTATAAAACTCATACTAACCTGAAAGTAATAATTCGATACATATAGCCCGCTTAAGATCAATAGATCATCATTTGTTTCTGAAAATATTAGTCCGCTTGTGAAAGAACTTGTATAATTTATTTTAATTCCCTCAGAATTCAGTACAGTCCATTTTGTACCACTAAAATTATCATACTTCCAGAGATATGATTCATCTTTAATAGTTAAATAAGCTTTTGTCATAAGACCACTGAATCTAATCGTACCAATTACTTTATTTGTTAGATTATCAACAATGTCGATATTTTGTTTAAGAAAGCCTCTTTTAATAAAAGTGTATTCTTTCCTATTTAATGAGCCCATCGCAGAATTAGAAAACAACTTTTCTTCCAGTGTTCCGATCAAATCTTCATTTGAATAGATGCTATATAACTCAGAAAACAAATTTTTCCTCCAATAATAATTGGTGCTCATAATTATCCTCTTTATTTATCTTCTGTGACCGGAGAAGATTTTCTTTTATGGTTACAAAATATCGGAGTTAATAAACTGCCGCAAATTAAGTATTTATTAAGAAGACCTTGACTATTATTTTATTGGCGAGCTTATCGATCGACTGTGCCGATTTATCCATCTTTTAAGAGGGATCTTCCAACCAAAATAGCGGCTAAGGTAATTTATCTATTTGAAGTTCATAGACATAACTATCCCCAGAAAACCCCGAATATTCTTTTTGTAAGGGAGAATAAAACTCCCCTTTTACCCTAAAACCAAAATGTTCATAAAATCCATAATTACACTCCTTATCGGTATCAAGTGTAACCCGATTTACATGTTCATTTTTACATTCTTTGATAAATTCATTCATCAGCACTTTTCCATATCCTTTTCCCTGAGCACGTTGCATAACTGCAAATAAGTTCACTTCATTATCTCTTGTCGGTTCAACTCTTCTGCGGTTTGTTTCATGTTCGGCCATAATATTGAGATAGTAAAATTTCTTTTTCAAGCTTATTCCTTTAACTAATAAAAGTTGGATCAAAAAGCTTAAACTGCCAAGAATTCCGGAGTAACCGCCGTTAATTAATTTTTTTGAACCACATTTACCAAATAAAAATCCTTTTACTATTCCCTCTTCTTCTACGACAATCGCAAAATTGCTGGCTGAAAGACTTCCGCCAACATAAACTTTTTTAAATAGTGCCGACAAATTGGAAGGGAGAAATCTACCATCAAAATTCCAGACGTCATTTACAATTTCAGTGCATTTTTCAAAATCTTTCTGTTCGTATTTTCTGATCATTTAATTTCTCTTTTATATAAATGATTTTAAGAATGCTTCCTTAGGATTTGATTAGTCGTTTAAGATGGATGGGAATATACACAAATGGTTAATAATTGCGGTGATTGAGTGATTAGAAATCTACATAATTACAAAAAGTTAAATAAAAAAGAGGCAGGTTACTTCCCTGCCCCTTTTGCCCTCTTTTTCTCCCGAAATACTACTTAACCAACAACATTTTCTTAGTATCACGGAATATTTTGCCCTCATCTGAGATTGCATTAATTGAATAGATGTAGACTCCGTTGCTTAACTCATCGGCATTAAAATTAAGTGTATGAGTTCCAGCCTGGTAAAACTGTTCTGTGAGGGACTGCACTTTTTGCCCGAGTACATTAAAGATATTTACTTGAACTTTTGAATCGCTCGGTAATCCAAATTGTATTTGCGTAGAAGGATTAAATGGATTGGGATAATTTTGAGAGAGTGAAAACTCAGTTGGTATATCTTCTGTGATAATATTTTCACCTACTTCTTTAGCTAAACCTATTTTCTCTACTTTATTTAAGTTCATCCACGCTTGTTTTAGAGTGATTATGGCTTTATCATAATTCCCTAGAAGATAATCTCTGTATGCATCATTTAGTAATTTTTGAGCATCATCCAAATCCCTTTTCCATCTGGAACAGTTACTATTAATTGTAGGAGTTAGCCCGCACCCTAAGGCTTCATACTTGGTCATTAGCTCCGAATAGTACAATTCTACAACATACTTATCTGAATTAAAGATATGAATTATTATTGGTAATAATTTTGAATCATAAATCTGTTCATCATCAAGTTTCATCAAATCTTTAACTGCATTTTTACTTGATTCAAACATCTGTTGCCCATTAGCTTTTAGATGAGATTCATCTTCCCATAGTTTTGAATCAAGGCTCTTGAGGAAGAAATCATAACTCTTTTGTATATCCTTCCGCAATTTTCCACTTGTATTATTTATTAATTCAACATAAGCCCTGTTAGCTAAATTCTGTTCCACCGTATTTATAAATTCTTTATCATAAAGGGGTGTTATTATTTCGCCGTAATTTGACATGAATCCATACACATTTTTAACTTTTGCTTTAACCAGATCATGCTCAAGCATGAATATGTGATTATCACCTCCATTATTTTCATAGACGATATACTGTGGTTGAGTGATATCATAATTAATCACATATGCCAGTTCCACTTGGAACTTCGTATAGATTGGGAAGGAGATTAAATTAGAATAGACCTTATCATTTGGGAAGAGGTCTCCATGAGTTCCATCATCATACATTGTAATCATAAACTGGCTGCTTTGACTGGACCAACCTTTCCAACTTAATGGTGCAGAGGAACCCGTTAGATGAACGGTATTGATTTGTGACGGAAGTGGATTACCACCAACATCTTTTCCTCCATTGAGATTAATCTGAATAAGAATTGTGGTAGCTCGATTTGTACTATTTGCTGTTGTTAAGTCATCAAATGGTCTTGTGATTGTTATAGAATTGTTGTTAAACTCATCCTGGGTTACATTATGTGTTCTATTGTTTCCACCCTCCCAGATATCTCCATATTGAAGAGTTGAGTACCAGAATTTATAATCGGGTAAATTAATACCAGATTCTTCAACATAATGAATTGCATTATAAATGTATAGATTTGGTTCATTAGGATTCTGAGTCATTCTCACTCCTGCACCCCATCCAAATTCTGTTCCTCTCAATTCCACATAATCAGTTTGAGGATTAAATCTTCCAGATAAAATTTCATAGCTCATATCGCAGATATAACTTGTAAATATTGGTTTTGTTGGTAGTGAGGTAGAGAACGTATTAATGTCTGAAAATGTCAAATTTTGATCAAGCGCCCTTACTCTCCATGAATATGTTGAATTTGGTTCTAGTGTTACTGGCAACGTAAGTGAAGTTTCTGAAAGTACTTGTACATAAATGGAGGGAGGAGAGAAATTATCTCCTTTCCTGAGGTAGAAAACATAATTTGCCGCACCAGGGAAAGCGCTCCAGCTAAAAGTTGGTGAAAGCTCAATAATATTTGCACCATCTGCCGGAGAAATTAAATTCAATTTGGGCATTTCGTTTAAAATGCTTACTACTTGAAATCCTCCATAGGATGAGGCAAGTATCTCATCATAACCATCGGAATCAATATCAATAACATCACCATCATCAACAACCCCTATATGGTTTAAGTAGCCAATTGTATAGTTACTATTTTCATAATCAATTACATATGAACCTGAAGAATTTCTAAACATTACAACTTCAATATTACCATCTCCATCAATATCCCCAATTTTTGCTTTTGTAATTCCCGATGTTATTCTAAAATTTTTAATCAGATCGAAACCAGAACCATTATAGCTAAAAATATTTGCTGAATAATTATAGCTTGAATATTGACCAGTAGAACAAAATATTTCATTTATTCCGTCACCATTAAGATCTTGAACTGCCAAGCCTGCCATAGGATATTCAAATCCAGGAATCGAGTACTTATTAATAAAGTTAGCACCACTAAATCCAAAAATTCTGAGGTTGACGGGACTTGAAGATTGAGATACTTCACAAATGATTATTTCTAAATCTGGATCAGCATCGCAGTTGCCAATCACAAATTTCTGCTCAGCGTTTAAATTTAGTTCAGCAACTTTTTGAAGGGTGTTGCCAGAATAGCGATAAATTCCAAGTCGACCATTTACAGGCATTATAATTTCATTCACCCCATTCTGATCAATATTTTCAATAATGATTGTACTTTGATCAAAGACATTGTAATCGCCCGACTGCAATCTGACCAATTCAGAATAATTATTGCCATCCCATTTAAATATTTGCAATAAGTTTGGCTGCCATTGCTGACTTAATCCCGATGTGAGCACAATTATTTCATTTAATCCATCACCATCAACATCGCCAATTGCCTTTGGAATTATGTTTGTAAAGTTCATAGGTGAATCAAGTATTTGTTTTGCTCCATCCGGAATGAGGAGATTATTTTGATATTTATAAAAAAGAAGTTGACCAGATTTTCCTCCACCAAGAACTATTCTCTTTATTCCATCCCCTCTAATATCTCCTGCCAATGATCCTCTGAAGTTAAGGTTCATATCCCCCGGTATCATCGCATCAAAAGCAAAATATTTATAGTCAGGAATATTTACTTGAATAGTTTTAACAGTAAATTGAAATATTTCACTCCAGCTACTCCAAGCGCCATTTACAAATGCGCTTACGCGCCAATAATATGTATTTGCTTCCGTGAAGCTCAGATTACCAATAAAAGTAGTATTCTCCTCCTTTTGATAAAATATGGATGAGAAATTTTGATTTTCAGATACTTCAACTCGATAATTTGTTGCCCCATTAATCCATGTCCATTGCAAAAATGCATTTTGAGCCGGTACTTCGTCATAATTATTTTTTGGCTCTAATAATTTTGGAATTTGAGAGGGACCGGTAAAGAAATTCCAGATATCAGACCACTGACTATTATCTGCTTTCACGCGCCAATAATAAACAGAATACTCGTTTAATTGCTGAGGTAAAATTAATGTAGTCTGATTGGTTGAATAACTATATAAGGGATTATTGAAATTAAGACTATTATTAATTTCGAGGGTGTAATTAGATGCACCATCATAATTAGACCAACTAAATGTTGTTAGCGGGTTAACTTGCCCTTGATTAATTACAGGTGATAGTAGTACAACTTTTGAATTAGGAATATTTTTAATCACAGATACATCATCAAAGAAGACAATTGCCACATCATCATTATTTCGATAAATATGACTCAAACTTATTTTAATATGAGTCGTATTAGAAGAAGTGGTGAAATTTTTCTTACACTCTACCCAATTTCCAGCCACAGCATTAGCAGCAATCCCAGCCCCTTTAATAAAATTACCATTTTGATCATATTCTGTGATTCCTAATTCAGCTGTTTCACCAATAGAAGGTTGACTGCTGAAAAATACCCAGCATTCGGCATCATAAGTTGTCCCAGGATCAACACTTATTAGATTTTGCGACTCCCAGGATAATTGACTCCAGGGTAAAGATAACTCTGATATTGAAACTGAATACTGGCCCGACCGTGCTACTTGATTAGACCAGTTAAAAACAGCCCCATAGCCTGAATTTATCACCCACCCGGCAGGTGTTCCGTTTCCTTCTTCAAAAGAGGGATTTAAGATTAAATTTGTCTGTTGAGCTTTTATAAATATCGCAAAGAATAGCTGAATATAAAATAGAGTAGTAAAACATTTCTTCATAACATACTCCTATGGGAAATTTCATATATATCATTGCATAGAAGTGAGTTTGCAGAAAATTAATTGGGGGGAGGAAGTTAAACTTATTAATTGAATAATAATTTTGAACTGGTGAGGCCCTTCTCTCCCCACTTCCTCTTAAAACCATCTGGCTGAAGGATATCAACTACTTCGAAGTTTTTGTTGAGAGTTAAAATTAGGCTGGAATACAGTTTAGTATAGGTAATTGAAGAAAATCCATATTGTACCTTAAACGTTGAATCGTTTGTAACTTCCACTAAAGTATGGATTCTGGGTTTATGTTTAATTGAATCGGAAATCCAGGTTCGTGCAAATTTTTTGTAGTGTGTTTCAGTGAACAATGGAAGGTCTTTAAATACAGGGGTGTTGGCTGACTGTAATTTCCCTATAATCTTGGTCGGATCAATGAAAGAAGCTACGGGAAAACTTTTCTCCTCATCTACATCATTTAATCCCAGGAGTATAATCCCCTCTTTGCTTTCAAGTTTTAGATGATTCATCCCCCAGAAATGACCATGATGCCAGTACTCACCTATTTTATTTAAATTTTGATCAAACTTTGTAAGTACGTAAGGGGAGTTATAACTCTGTCCCCCCACATATATTTCCTTTACCCCATCCTTATCAAAATCTGCTACCACGAGAGAGAATGCTACAAAGTAGTTACCTAATTTTTTGCCGAAATATTCTACTTCACCTCCAATTGTTGCGGATTTAATTTCCTCTCCTTTATTATTGTAGATTTTTACCTCATTATAATTTTTAGGCTCTTTTGTGTTAGTCTGAACAATTGATATTAATTCATTGATGTTGTCATTATCCAAATCTGATAGTATATGAGTGTTTATATTATATAATGCTTCATATTTACTAACGCCCCATGGTGTATAATAGGGAACTGAGTAAAGTTCTTTTGAAGAACTATTATAGACTGTCAATGTTTTTAAGCTGTCGTTAATAACAGAAACAGAAGGGTTAGAATTTTGGAATACTGTGTTAAAATTAAGTCCAATTAAGAAAACCGCAATCGCGGCGGCAAGTGAAAGCGCCGCTTTGACCGGCTCTGTTCTAATTAGGTAATAGGTTCTTGAGATAATTGTTTTTGGAATTGGAGTTAGCTTTGAATCATTATTAAAGGCAACTGGACTGATTACAAGAGATTTTGAATCTATTAATTTTTGATCCCTTTCATTTAAGTATTGACCCTCCTCAATTGCAGAATAGAATTGTGTGATTTGATTGTAGAGTTCTTTGCAGCTAAAACATTCAGCAATATGACTCTCAATCTCCTCCCTCCGTTTGAGAATCTCCTTATCCCTAAGAATCAAGAGTTCAATAATATTTTCATCGAAGTGTTGCATTATACAAGGATTTCCTTTCACCTATTAGCAAGTGCAGAATTGTTATTATTATTTGCACTAATCAAATTCATTTTTAAGATTATTAACAACTATTTTCTTTGAAAGTTTTACCATATACTCAAATTTAATACGGTGATTATTTCTATACTCATCGTATGAATAATCGGGATTTATTTTTTTTAGATAATCATAATGAGAGAGTTCGAGCCCATCATTTAAAATGTAGGTATCATTTAACATTTCAATTATCGCTTCGAGAAAACTATCAAATAATTCTTTTTCAATCTTATTGTTGGTGAGGTATTTATTCGCCAGCTCATTTTTAATTTCTATAATACTTTTTTCAACAATGGATTTAATGTCTGTATTGATTAAAAAATCATCATGATTATAGTGAGTTGTTACCGGGAGTTCAAGTTTTAAGAACAAGTCTTTTAGTATTAGTGATATATCTATCAAGGAATAGAACTTACGATATCTATCGGATTCAGCTAATATTTGCAGTAACTCAAGTAAAAGTATTTTAATATTTTCCTTTTTATGAACCCTATTAATTAATATCGATTCAAGTTCTTCGTAGGGATATTCTGGCAGATGTT
Coding sequences:
- a CDS encoding flippase, which codes for MLKLFRRNKLLISNILSLGTLQFLNFLFPLITFPYLVRVLGVEKFGLVSFAAAFISYFVLITDYGFNLSAVREISIHRNDRQRLSKIISSVYAVKILLFVISILIFTILLFSFQRFSKESELYIASFIFTFGSLIMPTYYFQGIENTKSIALVTFIVKLIWVASIFAIVTSPSDYVLLAYLNSISWFAIGCLLFFLMVFRYKIKLVVPGLSQLKEQFREGGVLFLSNISVNLYTTSNIFILGLLTNNIIVGYFSAADKIRLAVQGLLNPFILGVYPHLSNLFNTDRARAYRFVIRSFKSVGLLSFIISSLMFFFSKEIVIILLGSEYMSSVIILKILSFLPFIIFISNLFGMQSILNMGQAKVLAVIMSSAAALSIVTAFLLIHVYEEIGASITMLFTELCIAFCVIIYLFKKGFFFEKEIF
- a CDS encoding C-GCAxxG-C-C family protein translates to MKTIKNDTKKVFLKKGACSHTFFYLLNREFGYPKDNEERASDPLAGGLSQEGYQCGMLWGSSLAIGAESYRRYGDNELAIAQAITATQSILESFIDSAGSANCSIITDCDFNSKYGLMKYLISGKPIKCFKLAEKWTPEAIQSSKIGLEKQLSDLSETPISCASEVIRRMGGSREEIVMVAGFAGGFGLSGNACGALGAAIWMKTLSKVKENNYRYSLSDPDLEKIKEIFFAETDYKIECSKICGMQFRTIDEHSNFIKNGGCSRLITLLGNL
- a CDS encoding GNAT family N-acetyltransferase, producing MIRKYEQKDFEKCTEIVNDVWNFDGRFLPSNLSALFKKVYVGGSLSASNFAIVVEEEGIVKGFLFGKCGSKKLINGGYSGILGSLSFLIQLLLVKGISLKKKFYYLNIMAEHETNRRRVEPTRDNEVNLFAVMQRAQGKGYGKVLMNEFIKECKNEHVNRVTLDTDKECNYGFYEHFGFRVKGEFYSPLQKEYSGFSGDSYVYELQIDKLP
- a CDS encoding nucleotidyl transferase AbiEii/AbiGii toxin family protein; amino-acid sequence: MKERTEIKNIAASVKERLRNISTQTAKEYQSVLRQYMQERFLFRLSKSIYSNHLILKGALLFIAHDISRSRPTKDIDFLGSFLSNDVEKLHSFIEPILSENNLIWNPKKFIWQEIKAKDHFLI
- a CDS encoding type IV toxin-antitoxin system AbiEi family antitoxin domain-containing protein, which codes for MKKIIEIFEKNNGYSRMKELREAGIQTRDIAKAVKEKTIEKVRPGLYKLVEFPWDEHGSFADVCNSNKKAVICLLSAASYYDLTTINPSEVYVAVPNNTDKFVLRYPPTRVYYFADSYYEDGIEIIKTKSGIIKIYNKEKTIGDLFRYMNKLGEDVAIESLKEYLKKRKQMNITKLLKYSEICGVKKKMEPMIKAILS
- a CDS encoding VCBS repeat-containing protein, with protein sequence MQHFDENIIELLILRDKEILKRREEIESHIAECFSCKELYNQITQFYSAIEEGQYLNERDQKLIDSKSLVISPVAFNNDSKLTPIPKTIISRTYYLIRTEPVKAALSLAAAIAVFLIGLNFNTVFQNSNPSVSVINDSLKTLTVYNSSSKELYSVPYYTPWGVSKYEALYNINTHILSDLDNDNINELISIVQTNTKEPKNYNEVKIYNNKGEEIKSATIGGEVEYFGKKLGNYFVAFSLVVADFDKDGVKEIYVGGQSYNSPYVLTKFDQNLNKIGEYWHHGHFWGMNHLKLESKEGIILLGLNDVDEEKSFPVASFIDPTKIIGKLQSANTPVFKDLPLFTETHYKKFARTWISDSIKHKPRIHTLVEVTNDSTFKVQYGFSSITYTKLYSSLILTLNKNFEVVDILQPDGFKRKWGEKGLTSSKLLFN
- a CDS encoding carbohydrate binding domain-containing protein, translating into MKKCFTTLFYIQLFFAIFIKAQQTNLILNPSFEEGNGTPAGWVINSGYGAVFNWSNQVARSGQYSVSISELSLPWSQLSWESQNLISVDPGTTYDAECWVFFSSQPSIGETAELGITEYDQNGNFIKGAGIAANAVAGNWVECKKNFTTSSNTTHIKISLSHIYRNNDDVAIVFFDDVSVIKNIPNSKVVLLSPVINQGQVNPLTTFSWSNYDGASNYTLEINNSLNFNNPLYSYSTNQTTLILPQQLNEYSVYYWRVKADNSQWSDIWNFFTGPSQIPKLLEPKNNYDEVPAQNAFLQWTWINGATNYRVEVSENQNFSSIFYQKEENTTFIGNLSFTEANTYYWRVSAFVNGAWSSWSEIFQFTVKTIQVNIPDYKYFAFDAMIPGDMNLNFRGSLAGDIRGDGIKRIVLGGGKSGQLLFYKYQNNLLIPDGAKQILDSPMNFTNIIPKAIGDVDGDGLNEIIVLTSGLSQQWQPNLLQIFKWDGNNYSELVRLQSGDYNVFDQSTIIIENIDQNGVNEIIMPVNGRLGIYRYSGNTLQKVAELNLNAEQKFVIGNCDADPDLEIIICEVSQSSSPVNLRIFGFSGANFINKYSIPGFEYPMAGLAVQDLNGDGINEIFCSTGQYSSYNYSANIFSYNGSGFDLIKNFRITSGITKAKIGDIDGDGNIEVVMFRNSSGSYVIDYENSNYTIGYLNHIGVVDDGDVIDIDSDGYDEILASSYGGFQVVSILNEMPKLNLISPADGANIIELSPTFSWSAFPGAANYVFYLRKGDNFSPPSIYVQVLSETSLTLPVTLEPNSTYSWRVRALDQNLTFSDINTFSTSLPTKPIFTSYICDMSYEILSGRFNPQTDYVELRGTEFGWGAGVRMTQNPNEPNLYIYNAIHYVEESGINLPDYKFWYSTLQYGDIWEGGNNRTHNVTQDEFNNNSITITRPFDDLTTANSTNRATTILIQINLNGGKDVGGNPLPSQINTVHLTGSSAPLSWKGWSSQSSQFMITMYDDGTHGDLFPNDKVYSNLISFPIYTKFQVELAYVINYDITQPQYIVYENNGGDNHIFMLEHDLVKAKVKNVYGFMSNYGEIITPLYDKEFINTVEQNLANRAYVELINNTSGKLRKDIQKSYDFFLKSLDSKLWEDESHLKANGQQMFESSKNAVKDLMKLDDEQIYDSKLLPIIIHIFNSDKYVVELYYSELMTKYEALGCGLTPTINSNCSRWKRDLDDAQKLLNDAYRDYLLGNYDKAIITLKQAWMNLNKVEKIGLAKEVGENIITEDIPTEFSLSQNYPNPFNPSTQIQFGLPSDSKVQVNIFNVLGQKVQSLTEQFYQAGTHTLNFNADELSNGVYIYSINAISDEGKIFRDTKKMLLVK